In Miscanthus floridulus cultivar M001 chromosome 8, ASM1932011v1, whole genome shotgun sequence, the sequence GCGATTGATACCATGAAGTGTGGGAATTATTGATTGTATTCCATACGTGTACAAGAGTACATATAGGGCAGCCGGGGTGGCATGCAAGCCTACCGCACAGGCGCGTGATTACCTCCACAATTAACGGACCTACTATATATACAATATGCTAACAGATTCTTCATCTGATTGAGGACTGCGACTTTGTCTCGTAATTCTTCTCCGATattcctttttaaaaaaaaaatcttctctGATATTTTCCCCCCATGGCAAGGGTTTTCGGTTGATCTGATCGGATCGATCTGCCGTTGTCGATTGCAAAGGAAACGGTAGATTTTGCCGCAGGCGTTCGGCGTTCCCCGAACGCTGTCCGCACATGAGTCCGTGCAGCAAGCTCCGCCGCCTGACGTgcggcgacgacgacgccggCGACGGCAAGATGTTCCCGAACTGGGCGTCGCTGCACCAGGGTCTGGTGGAACTCATCGGGTGCCGGGTACTTGCTGGCGACCTGCACGACTACGTCCGGTTCCGTGCCGTCTGCTCGCACTGGAGCGCGAGCACCGCCCGCCCCCGCGGCCGCGGCGTCCTGGACCCGCGTTTCCACCCGCGGCGATGGATGATGCTGCCGGAGGGCCACGGCCTCCACCCGGGCCACCCCGACCTCTGCGGCTTCGTGCGCTTCTTcaacctcgacaccggcgccttCGCCCGCGCCCACCTCCCGCTGCTGGCCGACCACGTCGTCGTCGACGTGGTCGACGGACTCCTCCTGCTCCACCGCAACGACGACACCGCCATCGGCCTCCTCCACCCCTTCAGCGGCGACGTCGCCGAGTTCCTGCCGCTTGCGTCGCTCCTGCCACAGATGGAGCCACAGCCAAGCTACTACAGCGAGCGAACCAAGCGCAGCATGCTCATGAGAGTTCGCGCCTCCGTTACCGTCACCTCCTCCGGGGCCATCACCCTCGTGCTGGCCCTTGACCTCCTGCATCGCGTAGCCTACGCCACCGCCGGTGACCAACGCTGGACTCTCTCTGCCTGGAAGCTCAGGCTTTTTCTCAAACCCGTATCTTTCCAAGGCAAACTCTACGCATATCAGCTGTCATCCTTTGACATTGGTAAGGTATACATCTACCAGTTGGACCCGCCATGCGCAGACGCCGGCGACGGACAGCCCCGTCTGCCATTGCCAGTGAAGATTGCCGAATGCCCAAAGGACAAATTGTGTTTCATCCTCCACTTTGTAGAATGTTGTTCAGAGCTCTTGCTGGTTTCTTACAACGATGTTTCCTTTTCGAAGCTGCTGGTCTACAGAGTTGCTGACCTTGTCAGTGGAAAGATTGAGCCAGTAACGGACATCGGAGACCACACCTTGTTCATCGGCGATCGTTCTCTCTGTGTCTCACTCTCACCTAACAAGGGGAGCAGGACTAGTAGCTTTCCTTCCATGTCGCCGAACTCTATCGTATGCATGCCTAATTTGACTGATCCTTATTCTGAAATGTTCTATCGTTTTGAGCAATATGATCTAAGTACTGGCATCTGGACTCCAGCCAGCGACGGAGACGTTTTCCGAAGACCACCACCGAGCCCCCATAGACTAATCCATCATATCTTTACTTCCTGTCATTATGATTATTGGTAAGTCCAGCCCTCGACTCTGTCTGCTTTTTTTTAGCTTCTACAGATTACTTTGACAAGTTGACGAGTGTGAATCCTTGTCTCTGCCTGCAGGAATAAAGGGTCGATGTATTGCTGTGGAAGTGAAACACAGGCAACATAGCTGGTGAAGCGAGGCGAGATCTACGGTATGCGGAAAGTTTCTGTTCCTGTCAATTTCCCCTCTCATATATTCAATTGTCTTTTGCTTGTtattgatggataagtctcatgtgtgacTGGTCTTAGTGGGACTGTGCTGCTCACATGacccttgtggctgtttttctgtttttaggacagcatcttagactaaaggacagcatcttagaggacagcatcttagactagaggacagcatcttagctaggacaacatattagcatcttggactagcatcttagattagcatcttggcatatgcttggctgtctagcagcctataaatatgtaaccccaacacctcaggttggtatggcatttgtgtgagtttgtgtgataaatagacaagaaaattgccccaactcctagtgtcatcctctctcgatgagagtaagaattctcctactaccaagagtgagaattcagcgactaacaactggtatcggagccgtattatcctgtagcctgagcatctcttgcttatcttctctcccagccccacaacagccccagctgttggcagcagcagctcctccggccgctcctgttcactcctctcccagctcgtctgaagcagccctctccccacgcagcagccccccggtagcgcgtcatgtccgcagggcagtctcagcactcggtcgcctcgagcacgcggcgtcggcaggaggccgaacttgccgcggcagaggaatgcGAGCGAGCGGcagcagagaccgctgcggcggcggcaagggcgtcgaggctggcagcggcggagctggcagcagccagagcggaggcggatgcagcgcgtgcggcggcagcggaggtcgaaTTTCTTGCGCGGCAGCGTCAGCAGCTCCGTTTGTGCTGACGACagtgccgacgcggacctcgagctgctagagagggaggcagcgcgagcgcgggcggcgcagtgggcagccgcgcacgcccacgagcgtggcaGCAGCCCAGACAGgtgcggacgcgctggcggcgctcctggtggAGGCgcacacggcggtggcgctcctggggcagccgcgcacgtccacgagcgtggcggtagcccagacaggcgcggacgcgctggcggcgctcctggaggaggcgcgcacgacggtggcgctcctggaggaggcgcgcacggcaacggtggcggatgGGTCGATGGAGATCGCGGCCTTCATAGGCAGCAtgactctctctccccggatcggtaccgtggttaccacgggttccaggctgttgtcagggacgtcggccccggcggtgggtggcctaccctcaccaagaccaactacgtcgagtgggctgtggtgatgagggtaaagctctaggtgcggcacatgtgggaggcagtctggtacggcgacgtcgactacgacctagatcgacgggcgctggatgctctcatcgctgcagtcccgcccgagatgcagttctcgcttaccagcaagcggactgctaaggaggcttgggacgccatcgctacggcacgcatcggcagcgaccgcgcctgcaagtccacactgcaggcacttcgcaaggagtgggagaacctggccttcaagccaggtgaggacgttgatgactttgctctccgtctcaacactctgttgcagaagatggtgccgttcggcgacgacacctacgaCGAGGAGAGAgatgtcgaaaagctcttccgctgcgttctcgagaagtacaagcaaatggctcgctcgatcgagtctctgctggatctctccacgatgtcgatcgaggaggtgataggtcgcctcaaggtcgttgacagcgatgagccacagtccctctcggggcccatcaccactggcgggaagctccttctcactcggaagtagtggcttgccagccaaggtgaccggaggaagggggagccttcttccacgACAGGCGGCTGCAAGCatggcaagccgcgcaaggcgcgcagagacgcccaggccggggcgcgaggacatgccgagggtgatgcccgcggaggcgcccaggacagcgccgccggcaggcacaagccgacacgagacgacacctgccgcaactacggccagcttggccattgggccaaggactgtcaaCAGCCATGACACGGCctggcccacgtcgcacaggcggaggaggaggagccggctctgttcatggcacatgccagcatcgagctacctccagcggcaccggccgcagcggctctcctccaccttgacgagccaaaagcacacgccctcctcggcgacagctccggcaacgacaagactgacgggtggtgcctcgacaccggcgccacccatcacatgaccggtcaccgggagttcttcaccgagcttgactctagcgtccgaggctccgtcaagtttggggatgcctccggcgtggagatcaagggcgtcggctccatcgtCTTCACcgtcgtgtctggtgagcacaggctgctcaacggagtctactacatccccgcgttgaggaactccatcatcagcttgggacagctggatgagaacggttcgcgcgtggtggttgaggatggagtcatgaggatttgggatcgccgtcgtcgccttcttgccaaggtatctagaagcgcaaatcgactctacgtccttaacgtgcaggtggcacaacccctctgtctcgctgctcgtcgggacgacgaggcgtggcagtggcacgagcgttttgggcaccttcacttcgaggccctgaagcggctcagtgctatggagatggtgcgaggcctgccgtgcctcgaccatgtggagcagctctgcgacgtctgcgtgttgacgaagcagaggcgactcccctttccccagcgggcgagctttcgagccaaggagaggctcgagctcgtgcacggggacttgtgtggcccggtgacaccggccacaccgggaggacgacgctacttcttgctgctcgtcgacgacttctcccgctacatgtgggtgatggtcctcggcagcaagggagaggctgcggacgccatcaggcgcgcgcaggctACTGCGGAGgcagagtgcggccgcaagctgcgcgtgctgcgcaccgacaacggcggcgaattcacggcggctgaattcgcgtcgtactgcgctgataagggcattcagcgccactactctgcGCTGTACAGCCCACAGCAGAACGACGTCATCGAGCggtgcaaccagacggttgtggggatggctcgggcccttctcaagcagagggggatgccggctgccttctggggagaggcggtggtgtcggctgtctacatcctcaaccgctcgcctaccagggcgctcgacggcaggacgccgtacgaggcttggcatgggcgtaagccggcggtctcccacttgcgggtcttcggctacctcgcgttcgccaaggagcttggccacatcagcaacctcgacgacaggagcactccgagagtgttcatcggctacacggagggctcgaaggcctaccgcatcctcgacccaaagacacagcgtgtgcgtaggcgcgcgacgttgtgttcgacgaagggcgaggatgggtatgggacaaggcggtggacgatggctcggttccgacgtacgacgacttcactgtcgagtacgtccacttcgagggagctgggggagtaggcaacTCTTCTTCGACGAGcgtgtctaccccagtccccgagcctccaccaaccctggcgcctgctactccgacagcaccacgctctccagccaggacctcggctgcgatgagttcttcaccggctccaccacagccggcaacgccacgcactccagcatcgacaggcacctctccgggcacgtctactacagctcgtgtcgagcacagcccggttgagctcgctactccgctctctcacgacgaggagcgcatcgacgtgtaccacgacggtgagccattgcggtaccgtacgatggagaaccttctcggcgaccagccggtgccgggaccagTGCCTCACGACctagaggcgcagttgcaccttgcgtgtgatgaCGGCGAGCTTCGGTCGTATGCAGAGGCCGaaagacacgcggcatggcgtgccgcgatgcagttggagatggatgcggttgagaagaaccgcacctgggagcttgctgaccttcctcgtggtcaccgcgcgatcacccttaagtgggtgtacaagctgaagagggatgaagccgacgccatcgtcaagcacaaggctcgcttggtggcacgaggtttcgtgcagcaggagggggtcgacttcgacgacgtctttgctcccgtggcacggatggagtccgtgcgactcttCCTTGTGCTAGCTACcctggagggctggcgtgttcatcacatggacgtcaagtcggcgttccttaacggcgacttgaaggaggaggtctacgtgcaccagccgccgggatttgcgatccccgacaAGGAGGGTAAGGTACTCCGCCTGtgtaaggccctctatggcttgcggcaggcaccgagggcgtggaatgccaagttggattccacgctaaaggggatgggcttcgagcaaagtcCGCACGAGGCGGCcctctaccgacggggcaatggaggaaatgccgtgctggtgggtgtctacgtcgatgacttggtgatcaccggcaccaaggatgcggaggtggcggcattcaaggaagagatgaaggccaccttccagatgagtgacctggagcctctctccttctacctgggaatcgaggtgtaccaggatgactctgggatcacgcttcgacagaccgcctacgccaagcgcgtcgttgagctagctgggctcaccgactgcaacccagctctcactccgatggaggagaggctgaagctaagccacgacagcacgacggaggaggtggacgctacgcagtaccggcgtcttgtggggagccttcgctacctcgcccacacacggccggacttggcattctccgtcggctacgttagtcggttcatgcagcgaccgacgacggagcaccagcaggctgtgaagaggatcatccgctacgttgcggggactctcgaccacggcctctactacccgaggtgccctggggcggcacactttgtCGGGTACAGcaacagcgaccacgccggcgacatcgacaccagcaagagcacgagcgggatcctcttcttcctcggcaagtgcctcgttagctggcagtcggtcaagcagcaggtggtggccctgtccagctgcgaggccgagtacatagcggcctccaccgctttgactcaggcgctctggctcgctcgactgcttggtgatctcctcggcagagacactagagcggtggagttcagggtggacagcaagtccgctctggtcctggcaaagaaccccgtgttccacgaacgcagcaagcatatccgggtgaggtaccacttcatccgaggctgtttggaggaagggagcatcaaggtgagctacatcaacaccaaggaccagcttgcggacgtgctcaccaagccccttgggaggatcaagttccttgagctctgctccaggaccggaatggttcaactctcccacaagacgacgcacaagacttagggagagaatgatggataagtctcatgtgtggctggtcttagtggggctgtgctgctcacatggtctttgtggctgtttttctgtttttaggacagcatcttagactagaggacagcatcttagaggacagcatcttagctaggacagcatattagcatcttggattagcatcttagactagcatcttggcatatgcttagctggctagcagcctataaatatgtaaccccaacctcttaggttggtatggcatttgtgtgagtttgtgtgagaaatagacaagaaaattgccccaactcctagtgtcatcctctctcgatgagagtaagaattctcctactaccaagagtgagaattcagcgactaacagttATTACGATATTCAGGCATTAGCACAGTTTGGTGTTGTTTGGTTCTAAACTCAGTTAATATTAATACTAGCTAATGCCATTAGGCATTGTTTGGTTTGGATGAAcaaaatttgtgatgttttgatgcTAATATTGGCTAAGATGTCAAAGCAGTGTATTAGAAGCTTTGGCTGTTCTATTACATTTCAGAGTTACTAAGTTTGGTTTATGTTTCAGGTTTATGCTGGTATATTCATATGTCAGTTACAATCTGGCATTAtgtttatagtttattttattgaGGAATTTAGAGACATACTTCTGTACTTAGCTTTGTTATTTGCCAGATGTATAACTATTGTGCACTTTAAACATAAAAACTATAAAGGTAAAGTCGAGTATACAATATCTGTAAGATCTCGTCAGTTGTACAATATCCTTTTTACTAATGATATAATTAACTGTTGTGGAAGATTTTGAGTAATTGAACTATTCATATCAAAATACATTTATTTTGTTTAAACATGTGTTTTTCTTCCATTTTTGAacatatatattggttttgtttgtaTATTGTCTGTTGCTAACATTCATTTCATCCCTGTGTTCTAGGCTTGATGGTCTCTTGTTACTGCTGATTTCTGAGGCCTTTGCTTCAGAATGTCTAGCTAGAGGAGGAGCAAATAAATCGTGCATTTTCTGTTGAGGTCGTTGGCTCAATGGTTATTGCAACCTCTGTCGCTCTATTTAGGTAGATGTGTTTTTTAGAAAAGGATTTAGGTAGATGTGTAGAGTGATGTTAGTGTTTTTCGAGTTGCAAGCAGCACAAGTGTTTCCTTTAGAGTGGTTGTGTATCGTGACATTTGGATTACTGAATAAAGTTATCAAATTTCCTGTTGCTGGCTAGATTATGCAAGAATATATATTGGTTAGTATCTATTATCTATATTATGAACTGGCAGAAGCCCTATTGGGCTAGATCCATTTAGATGTGCATATCCATATATGTATGCATCACTGCACCACTGGTTGTTAGTTCCTTCCCCTGTGCTGCATCACTGCATCGTCCCGTCCCAGTTGATCCCTCGCCTCCCCTGATTTCACATCTGTTGCAGCGGCATCTCGTCCCAGTTGCTCCCTCCCCCACAAATCTTTTTTTTCAAGAGTCTGGAGGGGACAGGCCCCTACAGTTGAGCTTTATTGAAAACAAAGAAGTGTATGTACAGACCAAAACTTAAAGAAAAGACAGGAGCTAGAACTAAAGAATTAAGACACAAACAAAGAAAGGAAGAAGATGCTATCCTTTAAGATTACAACCAGTTTTGGATCCATAGATTAAATTGTTCTGAGCAGCTCTCCTTGACTCTTAACGACGTTAGAGCCATTTCCTTGTTGAAAGCATTTTTACTGTCTTGTATATTTGGCCCAATTCCTTTGAAGATCAGATTATTTCGAGCTCCCCAGATAGTCTTTTGCCTTTCTAACAGAGATTGTTTTGTTCCTTGCAAAAGAGAAAAGCTCAGGAAACTTCTGTTTGACAGGTATGCCTGACCAGTTGTCATCCCATAACTGACAGATCTTTGTAATCTCTTAAAATTTTCAGATTGCCCCTCCCCCACAAATCTTCACCCCCATCTCTCATCCATGCTCATGGCGGCAGGAAAAGGCCGGCCGTGCGTGATTGACCTAGTGAGTTTCAGTTTTGAAGCCTGCCACGGCAGGAACTGAGGGAGGTCAGAGACAAGCACATGCTGAAAAGCTCAGATCGTCACTGACAGAAGAGAAGAGAGGGGATGCCATAAAGTAATCTTCTGAGATATCGGCAAGTTTCACGATATCAGACACATCTTGCAGACAAACGATAAATAACTGCATGTGATAAAACACCGACTTTCGATCACTGACCACTCGCACTTCATGCTGTTCCTGACAAAGTCACCAGATTCAGGAGCCGTTAACTGTTAACACGATTCAATTTTTGAGCGCCATCATCCTACCGCTCAACATCGACTTTCGATCACTGATCACTTGCACTTCATGCTGTTAACTGTTCAGTATTTTCAGTAGCCAATCAGTTGCTGCAATTAGCAACTGATCAGTATTTTCAGTAGCCAATCAGTAGCATGCTGTTAACCGATTCAATTTTCGAACACCATCATCCTGCCGCTCAGCATAGTGTATCAAACATGAGTACATGACAATGTCAAATTCCACTCAATAGCTGTTGGTGTTGGAAGTAT encodes:
- the LOC136472690 gene encoding uncharacterized protein, which gives rise to MSPCSKLRRLTCGDDDAGDGKMFPNWASLHQGLVELIGCRVLAGDLHDYVRFRAVCSHWSASTARPRGRGVLDPRFHPRRWMMLPEGHGLHPGHPDLCGFVRFFNLDTGAFARAHLPLLADHVVVDVVDGLLLLHRNDDTAIGLLHPFSGDVAEFLPLASLLPQMEPQPSYYSERTKRSMLMRVRASVTVTSSGAITLVLALDLLHRVAYATAGDQRWTLSAWKLRLFLKPVSFQGKLYAYQLSSFDIGKVYIYQLDPPCADAGDGQPRLPLPVKIAECPKDKLCFILHFVECCSELLLVSYNDVSFSKLLVYRVADLVSGKIEPVTDIGDHTLFIGDRSLCVSLSPNKGSRTSSFPSMSPNSIVCMPNLTDPYSEMFYRFEQYDLSTGIWTPASDGDVFRRPPPSPHRLIHHIFTSCHYDYWNKGSMYCCGSETQAT